One Felis catus isolate Fca126 chromosome D3, F.catus_Fca126_mat1.0, whole genome shotgun sequence DNA segment encodes these proteins:
- the RANBP1 gene encoding ran-specific GTPase-activating protein isoform X1 — MAAAKDTHEDHDTSTENADESNHDPQFEPIVSLPEQEIKTLEEDEEELFKMRAKLFRFASENDLPEWKERGTGDVKLLKHKEKGTIRLLMRRDKTLKICANHYITPMMELKPNAGSDRAWVWNTHADFADECPKPELLAIRFLNAENAQKFKTKFEECRKEIEEREKKAGSGKNDNAEKVAEKLEALSVKEENKESEDAETKDRAEEEQ; from the exons ATGGCGGCCGCCAAG GACACCCATGAGGACCATGACACCTCCACCGAGAATGCAGATGAGTCCAACCATGACCCCCAGTTTGAGCCTATAGTTTCTCTTCCTGAGCAAGAAATTAAAACGctggaagaagatgaagaagagctttttaaaat GCGGGCAAAGCTATTCCGATTTGCTTCAGAGAACGATCTCCCAGAATGGAAGGAACGAGGCACAGGTGATGTCAAGCTTCTGAAGCATAAGGAGAAAGGGACCATCCGCCTCCTCATGAGGAGGGACAAGACCCTGAAGATATGCGCCAACCACTACA TCACGCCAATGATGGAGCTGAAGCCGAACGCAGGCAGCGACCGTGCCTGGGTCTGGAACACCCACGCCGACTTTGCCGATGAGTGCCCCAAGCCAGAGCTGCTGGCCATCCGCTTCCTAAATGCTGAAA atgcacagaaatttaaaacaaagtttgaaGAATGCAGGAAAGAGAtcgaagagagagaaaagaaag CAGGGTCGGGCAAAAACGACAATGCTGAGAAGGTGGCCGAGAAGCTAGAAGCTCTCTCGGTGAAGGAGGAGAACAAGGAGTCGGAAGACGCCGAGACCAAGGATAGAGCGGAGGAGGAGCAATAA
- the RANBP1 gene encoding ran-specific GTPase-activating protein isoform X2 encodes MAAAKDTHEDHDTSTENADESNHDPQFEPIVSLPEQEIKTLEEDEEELFKMRAKLFRFASENDLPEWKERGTGDVKLLKHKEKGTIRLLMRRDKTLKICANHYITPMMELKPNAGSDRAWVWNTHADFADECPKPELLAIRFLNAENAQKFKTKFEECRKEIEEREKKGSGKNDNAEKVAEKLEALSVKEENKESEDAETKDRAEEEQ; translated from the exons ATGGCGGCCGCCAAG GACACCCATGAGGACCATGACACCTCCACCGAGAATGCAGATGAGTCCAACCATGACCCCCAGTTTGAGCCTATAGTTTCTCTTCCTGAGCAAGAAATTAAAACGctggaagaagatgaagaagagctttttaaaat GCGGGCAAAGCTATTCCGATTTGCTTCAGAGAACGATCTCCCAGAATGGAAGGAACGAGGCACAGGTGATGTCAAGCTTCTGAAGCATAAGGAGAAAGGGACCATCCGCCTCCTCATGAGGAGGGACAAGACCCTGAAGATATGCGCCAACCACTACA TCACGCCAATGATGGAGCTGAAGCCGAACGCAGGCAGCGACCGTGCCTGGGTCTGGAACACCCACGCCGACTTTGCCGATGAGTGCCCCAAGCCAGAGCTGCTGGCCATCCGCTTCCTAAATGCTGAAA atgcacagaaatttaaaacaaagtttgaaGAATGCAGGAAAGAGAtcgaagagagagaaaagaaag GGTCGGGCAAAAACGACAATGCTGAGAAGGTGGCCGAGAAGCTAGAAGCTCTCTCGGTGAAGGAGGAGAACAAGGAGTCGGAAGACGCCGAGACCAAGGATAGAGCGGAGGAGGAGCAATAA